A section of the Sphingomonas ginsenosidivorax genome encodes:
- a CDS encoding penicillin acylase family protein — MHTILRRARNPVILLALLATPLSAAPAPDMARWQARAARVTITRDSWGIPHVRGRSDADAVFGLIYAQAEDDFARIEANYLTALGRSAEADGEEAIWADLRQRLFVDPSELQAQYAASPDWLRTLMQAWADGLNYYLATHPKTKPRVLNRFEPWMALSFTEGSIGGDIERISLSDLKTFYGRPTPPTPDEIGMIPREPSGSNGIAIAPKLTTNGRALLLINPHTSFYFRSEAQMTSDEGLDAYGASTWGQFFIYQGFNAKAGWMHTSSTVDNVDQFAERVARGSSGYTYRYGTARRPVTTRAVTLRYRKADGTTGERRFTTYRTHHGPIVATAGGRWIATALMWKPVPALEQSYLRTKATDLAGYMQVAARQANSSNDTLFADAKGEIAFLMPQFMPVRDDRFDYTRPVDGSDPATDWRGLHTLPSLPSVLNPRTGWAHNTNDWPWSAAGPDSPKAADYPRYMDQVGGNARGVHADLLLTGKTGWTPETLRDAAFDPYLPAFATLLPGLVAAWTALPASDPRRQSLEAPIALLRGWDHRWGYDSTATSLAVFWGDQLWREVGSFAQAERMNVPDYIATRVSADAKLAALAAAVNRLTRDFGSWRTPWKTINRFQRLDDAITPHFDDAKPSTAVPFTSAQWGSLASFGAKPWPGTKRYYGTSGNSFVAVVEFGPRVKAIAVMAGGQSGDVRSPHFADQIDAYAEGRLRPVYFYPEDLKGHLERRYRPGR; from the coding sequence ATGCATACGATCCTTCGGCGCGCGCGCAATCCGGTGATCCTGTTGGCCCTGCTGGCCACCCCGCTCTCGGCCGCCCCCGCGCCCGACATGGCGCGGTGGCAGGCGCGGGCCGCGCGTGTCACGATCACGCGCGACAGCTGGGGCATCCCGCATGTCCGCGGGCGGTCGGACGCCGACGCCGTCTTCGGGCTGATCTACGCGCAGGCGGAGGATGATTTCGCGCGCATCGAGGCCAATTACCTGACCGCTCTCGGCCGCAGCGCGGAGGCGGACGGCGAGGAGGCGATCTGGGCGGACCTGCGGCAGCGGCTGTTCGTCGACCCGTCAGAGCTGCAGGCGCAATACGCCGCGAGTCCCGACTGGCTGCGGACGCTGATGCAGGCCTGGGCGGACGGACTGAACTATTACCTCGCCACCCACCCCAAGACGAAACCGCGGGTGCTCAACCGTTTCGAACCCTGGATGGCGCTGAGCTTCACCGAGGGCAGCATCGGCGGCGACATCGAGCGGATTTCGCTCAGCGACCTGAAGACCTTCTACGGCCGCCCGACCCCGCCGACGCCCGACGAGATCGGCATGATCCCGCGCGAGCCGTCCGGGTCCAACGGCATCGCGATCGCACCAAAGCTGACTACTAACGGCCGCGCGCTGCTGCTGATCAACCCGCACACCAGCTTCTATTTCCGTTCCGAGGCGCAGATGACCAGCGACGAGGGCCTCGACGCCTATGGTGCGAGCACCTGGGGGCAGTTCTTCATCTACCAGGGCTTCAACGCCAAGGCCGGCTGGATGCACACCTCGTCGACCGTCGACAATGTCGACCAGTTCGCCGAGCGCGTCGCGCGAGGGAGCAGCGGCTACACCTATCGCTACGGCACCGCGCGCCGTCCGGTGACGACGCGCGCGGTGACGCTGCGCTACCGCAAGGCCGACGGCACCACGGGCGAGCGCCGCTTCACGACCTATCGCACGCATCACGGGCCCATCGTCGCGACGGCCGGCGGTCGCTGGATCGCTACCGCGCTGATGTGGAAGCCCGTCCCCGCGCTCGAGCAGAGCTATCTGCGGACCAAGGCCACCGATCTCGCCGGGTACATGCAGGTCGCGGCGCGGCAGGCGAATTCGTCGAACGACACGCTGTTCGCCGATGCGAAGGGCGAGATCGCGTTCCTGATGCCGCAGTTCATGCCGGTCCGCGACGACCGGTTCGACTATACGCGTCCCGTCGACGGCAGCGATCCCGCGACCGACTGGCGCGGGCTCCACACGCTGCCGAGCCTGCCGAGCGTGCTCAACCCGCGGACCGGATGGGCGCACAACACCAACGACTGGCCGTGGAGCGCGGCCGGGCCCGACAGCCCCAAGGCGGCGGACTATCCGCGCTACATGGATCAGGTCGGCGGCAACGCGCGCGGCGTGCATGCCGACCTGCTGCTGACGGGCAAGACGGGCTGGACCCCCGAGACGCTGCGCGATGCCGCGTTCGATCCGTACCTTCCCGCGTTCGCGACGCTGCTGCCCGGGCTGGTCGCGGCCTGGACCGCCCTGCCCGCCAGCGATCCGCGACGGCAGTCGCTCGAGGCGCCGATCGCGCTGCTTCGCGGGTGGGACCACCGGTGGGGATACGACTCGACCGCGACGAGCCTCGCCGTGTTCTGGGGCGACCAGCTGTGGCGCGAGGTCGGCAGTTTCGCGCAGGCGGAACGGATGAACGTCCCCGACTATATCGCGACCCGGGTCAGCGCGGACGCAAAGCTCGCCGCGCTGGCCGCCGCGGTCAACCGGCTGACGCGCGACTTTGGCAGCTGGCGGACGCCGTGGAAAACCATCAACCGGTTCCAGCGGCTCGACGATGCGATCACGCCGCATTTCGACGACGCCAAGCCGTCGACCGCAGTGCCCTTCACCTCCGCGCAATGGGGCAGCCTGGCGTCGTTCGGCGCCAAGCCCTGGCCCGGCACGAAACGCTATTACGGCACCAGCGGCAACAGCTTCGTCGCGGTGGTCGAGTTCGGCCCGCGCGTGAAGGCCATTGCGGTGATGGCGGGCGGCCAGAGCGGCGACGTCCGCTCGCCGCATTTCGCGGACCAGATCGACGCCTATGCGGAGGGCCGGTTGCGCCCGGTCTATTTCTACCCCGAAGACCTGAAGGGCCATCTCGAACGCCGCTACCGGCCGGGCCGATGA
- a CDS encoding NAD-dependent deacylase, whose translation MTEIRNIVILTGAGISAESGIATFRGPGGLLEGHRVEDVCTPEALAYDPVLVHRFYDLRRAALREVEPNAAHRALARLDEAWSGELLIVTQNVDDLHDRAGAQRVLHMHGELLSALCAACGTREAWVASLPPGSVCGACRAPALRPDIVFFGEMPFQMERIEAALATCDLFVSIGTSGAVYPAAGFVQTAGWHGARTLEMNLDPSMGSVHFEETRIGAAGNLVPAWVEEILAQN comes from the coding sequence GTGACCGAAATTCGGAACATCGTGATCCTGACCGGCGCCGGCATTTCCGCCGAAAGCGGCATCGCGACGTTCCGCGGGCCGGGCGGTCTGTTGGAAGGACACCGGGTCGAGGACGTCTGTACGCCCGAGGCGTTGGCGTATGATCCGGTACTGGTGCACCGCTTCTACGATCTACGCCGCGCGGCGCTGCGCGAGGTCGAGCCGAATGCCGCGCACCGGGCGCTCGCGCGGCTGGATGAGGCGTGGTCGGGCGAGCTGCTGATCGTGACGCAGAATGTCGACGACCTGCACGATCGTGCCGGCGCGCAGCGGGTGCTGCACATGCACGGCGAGTTGCTGTCGGCCTTGTGCGCGGCGTGCGGTACGCGCGAAGCATGGGTGGCGAGCCTGCCGCCGGGGTCGGTGTGCGGCGCGTGCAGGGCGCCGGCGCTCAGGCCCGACATCGTCTTCTTCGGCGAGATGCCGTTCCAGATGGAGCGGATCGAGGCGGCGCTGGCGACGTGCGACCTGTTCGTGTCGATCGGGACGTCGGGCGCGGTATATCCTGCCGCCGGGTTCGTGCAGACCGCCGGCTGGCACGGCGCGCGGACGCTCGAGATGAACCTCGACCCGTCGATGGGGAGCGTCCATTTCGAGGAGACGCGGATCGGGGCGGCGGGGAATCTGGTGCCGGCGTGGGTGGAGGAAATCCTCGCGCAAAACTGA
- the era gene encoding GTPase Era, with translation MTDPIIPTDAATSTAALQHCGLVAVVGAPNAGKSTLVNALVGQKVAIVSPKAQTTRTKLMGVAIEGDAQILLVDTPGIFEPKRRFDRAMVAAAWGGAEGSDIIALVVDAKGGIGGKVTTIVESLIGRTEPIWLILNKVDLADKTKLLIHAEKLNALLPFAETFFISAGTGDGVAHFKAALAKAMPEGPWHFPEDQVSDATERALASEVTREQLYLQLHAELPYASTIDTEQYIERQDGSLEIHQQILVERPTQRAIVLGKGGQRIKEIGARARIELASITGKPVHLYLHVKVKPGWDEDREVYRDIGLDWVE, from the coding sequence TTGACTGATCCCATTATCCCTACCGACGCAGCGACCTCGACCGCGGCCCTCCAGCATTGCGGTCTCGTCGCCGTCGTCGGCGCGCCCAACGCCGGCAAGTCGACGCTCGTCAACGCGCTCGTCGGGCAGAAGGTGGCGATCGTCAGCCCCAAGGCGCAGACCACGCGCACCAAGCTGATGGGCGTCGCGATCGAGGGCGATGCGCAGATCCTGCTCGTCGACACGCCCGGCATCTTCGAACCCAAGCGCCGCTTCGACCGCGCGATGGTCGCCGCCGCCTGGGGCGGCGCGGAGGGCTCGGACATCATCGCGCTGGTGGTCGATGCGAAGGGCGGGATCGGCGGCAAGGTCACGACGATCGTCGAATCGCTGATCGGCCGCACCGAGCCGATCTGGCTGATCCTCAACAAGGTCGATCTCGCCGACAAGACCAAGCTGCTGATCCACGCCGAGAAGCTGAACGCGCTGCTGCCGTTCGCCGAGACCTTCTTCATCAGCGCCGGGACCGGCGACGGCGTCGCGCACTTCAAGGCGGCACTAGCCAAGGCCATGCCTGAGGGGCCGTGGCATTTCCCCGAGGACCAGGTCTCCGACGCCACCGAACGCGCGCTCGCGTCCGAAGTGACGCGCGAGCAGCTCTATCTGCAGCTCCACGCCGAGCTTCCCTACGCCAGCACGATCGACACCGAGCAATATATCGAGCGCCAGGACGGCAGCCTCGAGATCCACCAGCAGATCCTGGTCGAACGCCCGACGCAGCGCGCGATCGTGCTCGGCAAGGGCGGCCAGCGGATCAAGGAAATCGGCGCGCGCGCACGGATCGAGCTCGCCAGCATCACGGGCAAGCCGGTGCATCTCTACCTGCACGTCAAGGTCAAGCCAGGCTGGGACGAGGACCGCGAAGTCTACCGCGACATCGGCCTCGACTGGGTAGAATAA
- the rnc gene encoding ribonuclease III: MSDLAHWLTETFGRRPADLAPYERALTHGSQAAANYERLEFLGDRVLGLIVAEWLYETFAGDAEGQLSKRFNALVTGAVCADVARELGVRDHLKLGKQARDDGASDSDNVLGDVMEALIGAWYREAGLDAARMFVRQAWGDRVKAGAKAPQHPKSQLQEWAAAHNRKPPEYRIVERTGPGHAPRFTIAVSVGKLAEATAEGTSKQEAETAAAKALLEKLG, encoded by the coding sequence TTGAGCGATCTCGCGCACTGGCTGACCGAGACGTTCGGACGCCGCCCCGCCGACCTCGCCCCCTATGAGCGCGCGCTGACGCATGGCAGCCAGGCCGCGGCGAACTACGAACGGCTGGAGTTCCTCGGCGACCGCGTGCTCGGCCTGATCGTCGCCGAATGGCTGTACGAGACGTTCGCGGGCGACGCGGAAGGCCAGCTGTCGAAGCGGTTCAACGCGCTCGTCACCGGTGCCGTCTGCGCCGACGTCGCGCGCGAGCTCGGCGTGCGCGATCATCTCAAGCTCGGCAAGCAGGCGCGCGACGACGGCGCGTCCGACAGCGACAACGTGCTCGGCGACGTGATGGAGGCGCTGATCGGCGCCTGGTACCGCGAGGCGGGGCTCGACGCGGCGCGCATGTTCGTGCGGCAGGCCTGGGGCGACCGCGTCAAGGCAGGCGCCAAGGCGCCGCAGCATCCCAAGTCGCAACTCCAGGAATGGGCCGCCGCGCACAACCGCAAGCCGCCCGAATACCGCATCGTCGAGCGCACCGGCCCCGGCCACGCGCCGCGCTTCACCATCGCGGTGTCGGTCGGAAAACTGGCGGAAGCGACCGCCGAGGGCACGAGCAAGCAGGAAGCCGAGACCGCCGCGGCGAAGGCGCTCTTGGAAAAGCTCGGCTAA